In Malus sylvestris chromosome 15, drMalSylv7.2, whole genome shotgun sequence, a single genomic region encodes these proteins:
- the LOC126605937 gene encoding uncharacterized protein LOC126605937 isoform X2, with translation MSLSYWDYLSLLILRPLFAITVVFLFISVGWWLAWKLVLVHVPLVQEIFGLRKKPVQPKPPTRRFSKIYNTIEAHNSASKWGSDRITDSVVSCVFGGQSTANTKVCFFDATNKLSLEIQVLERQEITLCIYRFYLISSFCDARSL, from the exons ATGTCTCTTTCCTACTGGGACTACCTCAGCCTCCTCATCCTCCGTCCTCTTTTTGCCATCACAGTCGTCTTCTTGTTTATCTCAGTTG GTTGGTGGCTGGCGTGGAAGCTGGTTTTGGTTCACGTTCCTCTGGTTCAAGAGATTTTCGGGTTGCGAAAAAAGCCGGTCCAGCCCAAACCCCCGACTCGTCGCTTTTCTAAAATTTACAACACCATTGAAGCCCACAATTCAGCTTCTAAAtg GGGATCTGATCGTATTACAGACTCGGTAGTTTCCTGTGTGTTTGGAGGGCAATCGACTGCGAACACCAAAGTTTGTTTCTTTGATGCAACAAACAAATTGTCATTGGAAATTCAGGTACTTGAACGCCAGGAGATTACGTTGTGTATATATAGATTTTATTTGATCTCTTCGTTCTGTGATGCAAGAAGTTTGTGA
- the LOC126605937 gene encoding uncharacterized protein LOC126605937 isoform X1, translating into MSLSYWDYLSLLILRPLFAITVVFLFISVGWWLAWKLVLVHVPLVQEIFGLRKKPVQPKPPTRRFSKIYNTIEAHNSASKWDM; encoded by the exons ATGTCTCTTTCCTACTGGGACTACCTCAGCCTCCTCATCCTCCGTCCTCTTTTTGCCATCACAGTCGTCTTCTTGTTTATCTCAGTTG GTTGGTGGCTGGCGTGGAAGCTGGTTTTGGTTCACGTTCCTCTGGTTCAAGAGATTTTCGGGTTGCGAAAAAAGCCGGTCCAGCCCAAACCCCCGACTCGTCGCTTTTCTAAAATTTACAACACCATTGAAGCCCACAATTCAGCTTCTAAAtg GGATATGTGA